Proteins from a single region of Pangasianodon hypophthalmus isolate fPanHyp1 chromosome 7, fPanHyp1.pri, whole genome shotgun sequence:
- the cd40lg gene encoding CD40 ligand, whose translation MSTMINTFHSSFNPPPVPPRPGHRGGPALPSNTPLVKFLSVLLLLLMIQTFGGFLYLFHRINMLQDRRNDNEISTLKQLQQCADNLEYENVPFCNKLVENFKTVIKKVSQAEGRVALLIETGSSTTPQANMVLSVTSQSKMKNQSNTLLWDGSHSVMDKISLSTSGALTIHYPGYYLIQSKVTFSKAHEKATLGQTIWTQNTKVGNPTKLLESYCSLPRYSTIPDLCTASQTGVFRLEKGQTLFVNVTDRHLLHLDSTTFGLFRLQD comes from the exons ATGTCCACTATGATAAACACCTTTCACAGCAGCTTCAATCCTCCACCGGTACCTCCACGGCCAGGCCACCGAGGAGGACCAGCGCTGCCATCAAACACACCATTAGTCAAGTTCTTGTCggtgctgctgcttctgctaaTGATACAGACGTTTGGAGGGTTTCTATACCTGTTCCATAGAATCAACATG CTGCAGGACAGACGCAATGATAACGAGATAAGCACACTAAAACaactacagcagtgtgcagaCAACCTAGAATATGAGAATGTACCATTCTGCAACAAGCTTGTCGAAAACTTCAAGACTGTCATAAAAAAG GTCTCTCAAGCTGAAGGAAGAG TGGCTTTGTTGATTGAAACTGGATCCTCCACCACACCTCAAGCAAACATGGTGTTAAGTGTGACTTCACAATCTAAAA TGAAGAATCAGTCCAATACCCTGTTGTGGGATGGATCCCACTCTGTGATGGATAAGATCAGCCTCAGCACATCAGGAGCCCTGACCATTCACTACCCTGGATATTATTTGATTCAATCTAAAGTCACCTTTTCCAAAGCGCATGAAAAAGCAACACTCGGGCAAACCATATGGACCCAAAATACAAAAGTGGGAAACCCAACGAAACTGCTTGAGTCCTACTGCAGCTTGCCCCGGTACAGTACAATACCTGATCTGTGTACTGCCTCGCAGACAGGGGTGTTCAGACTTGAGAAGGGTCAGACGCTGTTTGTTAATGTAACTGACAGGCACTTGCTGCACTTGGACTCTACCACTTTTGGATTGTTCAGGCTACAGGACTGA
- the vgll1 gene encoding transcription cofactor vestigial-like protein 1, which translates to MEHQPGSPVAGKAEEQSGSLLLTYFQGDINSMVDAHFSRALENVTKPKEDFTKNKKFRKLVKSEQPSTSNWNMHSHAHFETTDPSGRIELGRHEELQTNPRLPLNTPVESSGVWLGGPRQGTSLVLPPMVYPSAASAEGLVVADHQYNSLLNLLHSDRPDLGSVMVAPSKQELMPGWARHPGFGDQMTPDHGLDSGVPMTEKKDLYWY; encoded by the exons ATGGAGCACCAACCAGGGAGTCCAGTGGCTGGGAAGGCAGAGGAGCAATCAGGAAGTCTACTCCTCACCTACTTCCAGGGAGATATTAATAGCATGGTAGATGCACATTTCTCACGTGCCTTAGAAAATGTCACCAAACCAAAGGAAGACTTCACTAAAAACAAGAAATTCCGCAAATTGGTGAAATCTG AGCAGCCAAGTACAAGCAACTGGAACATGCATTCGCATGCCCACTTTGAAACCACAGATCCATCAGGACGAATTGAGCTTGGCAGACATGAAGAGTTGCAGACAAACCCCCGTCTGCCACTTAACACTCCTGTGGAGAGCTCCGGTGTTTGGCTCGGTGGTCCACGGCAGGGCACGAGTCTGGTGTTGCCTCCCATGGTGTATCCCTCTGCTGCGTCTGCTGAGGGTTTGGTGGTGGCAGATCATCAGTACAATTCCCTATTAAACCTGCTGCACAGTGACCGGCCAGACCTGGGCTCTGTCATGGTAGCCCCCTCCAAACAGGAGCTCATGCCAGGCTGGGCACGGCATCCAGGATTTGGAGACCAGATGACTCCAGATCACGGCCTTGACTCTG GTGTGCCAATGACAGAGAAGAAGGATTTATATTGGTATTAG